A window of Costertonia aggregata contains these coding sequences:
- a CDS encoding fasciclin domain-containing protein: MKDLANSPLALALFFCLATICAQSQSDSRTLERSMNPEKSISQNTEASKNHKTLLAAVKAADLEDVLDESGPFTVFAPSDVAFGKIPKDTMKALLLPENKKELHAVLTYHIVAGNLSASSILKAMCRGKGKATFTTVQGDILTATMKGLDIILTDNTGNTAKITQADANQCNGVIHVIDSVILPKRM, translated from the coding sequence ATGAAAGATTTGGCAAACTCCCCCTTAGCCTTAGCATTATTTTTTTGTCTAGCTACAATTTGTGCACAATCCCAATCGGATTCAAGAACACTTGAAAGAAGTATGAATCCAGAAAAATCAATAAGCCAAAATACAGAAGCTTCAAAGAACCATAAAACGCTATTGGCTGCTGTAAAGGCTGCCGATTTGGAAGATGTTTTGGATGAAAGCGGACCTTTTACGGTGTTTGCACCTTCGGATGTTGCCTTTGGTAAAATACCCAAGGATACGATGAAAGCATTACTGCTTCCAGAAAATAAAAAAGAACTACATGCCGTACTAACATATCATATCGTTGCTGGTAACTTATCGGCATCAAGTATATTAAAGGCCATGTGTCGCGGTAAAGGAAAGGCCACTTTCACAACGGTACAGGGAGATATACTTACGGCTACAATGAAAGGGTTAGATATTATTTTGACCGATAATACGGGCAATACAGCAAAAATTACCCAGGCCGATGCCAACCAATGTAATGGTGTAATCCACGTAATCGATAGTGTTATCCTTCCTAAAAGGATGTAA